The Pseudodesulfovibrio sediminis genome includes the window CCGGTTCGGGTTCCACCCCTCCGGGAACGCAAAGAGGACATCACCGGCCTGCTCAATCACTTCCTGCAGAAGATGGCTGACGACTATGGCCGCCACATCCACCTGACATCCACGGCCCTGGACGCCCTGATCCGATACGACTGGCCGGGCAATGTCCGCGAGATGCAGAACCTCATCGAGCGTCTGGTGATCATGTCCGACATGGACCGCATCAGTCTCGAATTCCTGAAATCCTACCTCTCCCCCGGACAGTCGCCTGTTGTTCAGGAGGCCATTCACATGTCAGAGGATACCCCTCGCCACACGTCGCTCAAGGAATTCGAACGCAACGAGGTCATGTCCGCCCTGGAGCGTAGCGGCTGGGTGCAGTACAAGGCTGCGGAGGCCCTCGGCCTCTCTGCCCGCCAGATGGGCTACCGGGTCAAGAAATACGGCCTTGAGTCAATGATAGCGGAAGGCCGTGCCAGACTCAGACGGATGAAAGAGGCACAAATGTAAATTTCGGCATACCTCCACCCCCTTATGGAACACCCCGTCACAACTCCTTGTGGCGGGGTGTTCCATGTTCAGAACGGCCAAAACAATTGGCGTTGAAAGAGCCATCTGTCTGTAATGCCGAATATCCCAAAACAAAAGCCCCGATCTCCATTGGGTGACCGGGGCTTTCTTTCTGATTGTCGATGCAGTTATTCTTCCATATGTGCCGCGAGGAACATCGACTTGGACAACGCATCAAAGAACTGCTGATAAATAACAGGATCCTCAATGGGTTCAATATTATAGGTCGCACTCGCCCGAACAGTGGTCTGCTCGGTCCCTCTCGGCCTTGTGACCACGGTCATCCGAACCCTGTATCCATTCAGCTTGGTGGCAGAGACCGACCCCAGTTCAAAAGAGGCCTTGTCCACGACAAAACCGAGATCCTGCAAAGTGGCAATAACGGTCTGCAGGGTTTGCTTTTTATCATCGGTATCGAAGTACCGGGTCTGCATGGCCCGTTTCTTCAACTGGGATTCTCCGCCGCTATCCAGAATGTTCTTTTGCGCGGTATTACATCCACCCAACATTGTGAGTAAAACGAGGAATATCAGGCTATATTTCTTCATATCTGGTTTGCCTCAAGAAAAAGAGATTTAGAGAGTTTTTCAAAAAACTCCTGATACACTTCCAGATCATTGATCTGTTCCTGCTTGTTGATTTGCCCCAATTTGTTGAAAATCACCCGCTGGAAGGTCACGCGAACAGCAGTCGAACCGGGTGTGTCCTTCACGGAAAGCAGTGTATCAAGGCCGTTTGCGAGAATGTCAGCCGTATCTTCAGCCATGGAACGTGCGATGCGCTCACATGCGTCCTTGGGAAATGTCTCCTGAAGCCCTTCGTAGAGCACCGTGAAGACCTTTGCCCGGACTTCCTCGATCCGTTCAGGGGAAAGATCCGTGTCTTCCGCTTCTCCGCCCTGATGCAACCCGCGCACCACCAGAGAAGCTTTGACCAGTTGGGTCGCGTCCGCCATGTTCACGGCATTGGGGTTGTTCCCCAGACCGCCAAGCAGAGCGAGCAGGAAGACCTGACCGCCATCGGTCGCGTCACGATTTTTAGAAGCAACGACAACACCAAGTTCGGTGGAAGTCTCATCAAGGTTGAAGCCCAGATCCTGCAGCACCGCGTTGGAAGCGAGCAGCACGGCCTCTTCATTGCCGGTCTCAAACTGCCTGGTCTGCATCTGCCTGTTTGCCATTGATTCCGGTGGCAGAAGCAATGCTTCCTTGGGAATCTTGGGAGCACAACCGAACATCAGTGCGGTCAGTGCCAGCACGAGAAATAAACGTTTCACCTATCCCCCCTAGAAACTGGACTGTCTGTAGACGAAGTCGCGAACCAGATTATTTTCGTCAAACTTGATGATGATGGTCAGAGTCCGCTGGGTTGTGCTCGAAGCGCCGGCAGAGCTGCTTGTACTACCGCCACCAGCAGCACCGCCAATGCCGCCAAAGACCAAACCGAGCACGCCCACGCCACCGGATGATTTGGAATACACCCGCTCGGTTGCGACTTTGTCATAGACCCAGGCTTCACGACGCTTGGAATCAGTGGTCACCATATTCGGTGATCCAAGCACACCCACAACATCGGCACTGGACATGCCGACGTGAATCTCTTTCTGCACAGTTCCCACAGTCAGCTTGTCACCACTGTCGTCCCGAACAGCTTCCCTGTGTTTGCTCGCCGATGCACAACCACCTACCATCAGCATCAACACCATCAGAAGCATTGCTCCATATCGCATGTTAACAACCTCTCAAGAATTTTGAATTCCACACAAAAAACAAACATATGCTCATGCTTGCACCTGCATCCCACTATGCCTTTCCGGGCATTTTGTCCATGAATTAATCTTCATCAACGACGTATAAAACATAGCAAAAAAGGCTCCACCTGCACATGCTGGTGGAGCCTCGTGTTTGACAGTAGACGGGGATTTACTCGGTCGGGCCCAGAGTCCGCACCGAAGCGATCTTTTCCCAGTCATAGTAGGTGTTGACGTTCAAGCCGCCCACAAGGCTGGTGACGCGGACGAATTCCTCGCCCAGGAAGAGGGTCGCAGACTCGTAGACTTCACCTTCGTTGACCTGTATTTTGACATCCTTGCGCAGCTTGCGGGACATGGTCCCCTGCACGGGTTTGGAGGCGTACTCGAATACTTTTTCCAATGTCGCTTTGTTCATTCTGTTCTCCTGTTCAAAGTGTTCCAGACTGGGGAGTTATACCAACTCGGGCACATGAAACGGATTGCAGCAGCAATGCCTCTTTGAGCGGCTTAGCCACAGCCCATTCCGCCACCGGTACAGGCGCTGCCGATACCGGTCCGGCGAACTTTCAGGGCATTGATATCGCCACCTTCAAAGACGAATCGCAGCGCATCCTCAATGAACCCGTCGACCACATGGGATTTGATACCGTGTTCTTCAAGCAGCATGCTCGGGGTCTCGCCTACAGCGGCGCAAAGCACGGCCCGGCAATCCTTCAGGACGGCGGCCAGTTCAGACCACCGCTTGGGGCCACAGCCCGCAGTCGGCGCCTTACGCTCTTCGATCAGACGGTACCCGCCGGTCTCGGACTCACCCCAGATCTGGAATGATTTGGCTTCGCCGAGGTGCTGATTGACAAGCAGGCCCTCGCGGGTGGCAACAGCCACATACGGCTGGGCCATTTCCGCTTCCAGAGGCTTCAACTTGGAGCACGCTCTGAGGGTGCCGCACAGGGCGACGGACTGATCATCTCCCAACAGACCGACAGCGTCGGCGCGACAGCGCTTGCAGTGGGTCATCTGTTCGATAAAGCCCTCGGCTTCCTTGCGCAGCGGCAGCACGGTCTCGCGCCCGGGCTCGGGAATTCCGGCAAACGGCGTGTCCGCAGTCGGCTTGAGCGGAATCATGTTCTGGATGTCCGCACCCAACGCGGAGCAGACCTTGGCCACCTCGACGATATGTTCATCATTGATGCCAGGGATAACGATGGAGTTTATTTTTACCGTGATGCCGCGCTCCTTGAGCCCCTTGATGGCCTTGAGCTGACGATCCAGCAGGATTTCTGCGCCCTTTTCACCGCGATACACCACGTTGCCGTCCTTGACCCAGGAGTAGATCTTGGCACCGATGGCCGGATCCACGGCGGAAATGGTGATGGTCACGTGCGACACGCCCAGCTCTGCGATATCGTCCAGATAGGGCAGGATGCCCATGCCGTTACTCGACAGACAGAACAACAGGTGCGGATGACGCTCGTTCAAGAGACGCATGGTCTCAAGCGTTTCAGCCGGATTGGCGAACGGGTCACCGGGACCGGCAATACCGGCCACGGTGATACGCGGCTCCTTTTCCAGGACCTTGTCCATATACTCGGCAGCCTGGAAAGGTTTGAGGACACCACTGGTCACGCCGGGGCGGGACTCGTTCACACAGTCGTATTTACGATTACAGTAGTTGCACTGAATGTTGCACTTGGGTGCCACGGGCAGATGCACGCGGCCGCAAGAGCCTGCAGTTTCCTTATTGAAACAGGGGTGCTTGGTGGTATCCTTAATCATGATAAACTCCTTGTTTGCCTCTGGCGGATGAAGAAAGGGGTTTTCCGCTTCTTCCAGCCCCGCTCCCTTTTCGAACCTTCTATCGTTACACGAAAAGCGAGGTGGCTCTTCTTATGATTTCAACATCTGACTGGTTACAGTTTTGTTGTGTGTTTCTAAATATATCCGTAGCCGATAGAACTATCAGCCTGCTTCTTTTCAATAACGGCGTTGACGATCGTGTCGAACAGATTGAGGGCACCCTTGTAACCGAGATGCAGCACCCGCTGACCACCGAAGCGATCATGGATGGGGAATCCCACACGGATGAGCGGAATGTTCCAGGCCTTGGCGTACCGATATCCCTTGGAGTGACCAATGAGCAGATCGGGACGCAGGGATTCGGCTTCCTCGGAAATGTCGTAAAAATCGACGCCTTCACGCACTTCCGGGGCCATGCGTGCCACGCCGTCGGTGACGGCAGCGATGGCATCTTCCATGCCCCGCTTGCGAGCACCGGAACCGGCCAGGACGACGTCCACACCGATCTCGGACAGGAAAGCACACAATCCGGTGACAAGGTCTTCCTCGCCGTAAACAACCGCACGCTTACCGAACACGTACTTGTGACCGTCCACATAGGCGTCGATCAGTCTGCCGCGTTCAAGCTCATACCGTTTCGGCATGGGGTTGCCGGAGATATCTTCCATGGTTTCAAAGAACCGATCGGATTCACGCAGGCCGATGGGCAGACCGATGCGGTGATTCTTCACGCCAAACGTCTTTTCAAGGGAAGTTCCCCCTGTCTGCGGAGGCAGGCAGCGACCGAACTCAATGGTGCCGCGAGCGCCGGACATTTCCTTGATCTCGGAAACGGGCGTCCCTCCGGAGGGAATCTTCACATAATCTTCCAGGGCCGGACCATCCAGTGTCTCGGAGATATCCGGCAGAATGGTGCCCTCGATGTCGAAATCACGGCAGATGTCATGGAGATGCCGGACATCTTCGCACGAGACCATGTTGGGCAGGATGTTCACCCGACCGGTATCTTCGGCCTTGGACACGCACAGCTGCTCCATGACGGAACGAACCGCGCCATGCCAGCCGTCGATGTGCGTCCCGCTGTAGCTGGGCGTGGAAACCTCCACCAGATCAGGCAGGTCGAGGTCGCCGAATTCGCTCTTGAACTCCTTGAGGTTCATGGGCACGTCGTCACCGATGGTCTCCGTGAGACAGGTGGTGGCGACACCGATGACGGCAGGCTCGTACTTCTTCATGACATTGAGCATGCCCTTCTTGAGGTTCGGGCCACCGCCGTAAATGGCGTTCTTTTCGCCGAGCGCAGAGGACGCGATGTCCACAGGCTCGCGGAAATGGGAAATGATATAGCGGCGCATATAGGTCGCGCAGCCCTGGGAACCGTGCAGGAACGGGATGGCCCCTTCGATACCCCGGAAGGCCAGGGATGCGCCAAGCGGCGTACACAGCTTGCAGGCATTGGTGGTAGAGACGAAATTGGGCTTCACCGTCTTCTTGGTCTTGACCTTACTCATTGACGGCCTCCTTCTTTTCAGCAGCGATACGATTGGCGCGACGCGGCACGAACTGCCACACCGGAGACATGGCCGAGGAGTGGATCTCGCGGGCAAAGTTCAGCATGCCCACGAACCCTTCCAGCGCTTCCTTGCGCTCATGGTTGTGGTCACAGAACCCAACACCGAGCTTGAAGGCAATGGGCCGTTCCTTGACCCCGCCCACAAAGACATCCACATCTTTTTCCTTGATGAAATGGGACAGCTCCAGCGGGTTGGCATCGTCAATAATGACTGTGCCGGGATCAGTGATCTGTTCCAGTTCCGCGTAATCTTCTGCGGTGCCGGTCTGCGAACCGACCATGACGCACTCCATGCCAAGGTGACGGAACGCCTTGACCAGGGAGAATGCCTTGAAGGAGCCGCCGACATACATGGCGACCTTCTTGCCTTCGAGGTCCTTGCGGTAGCGGGCCAGCTCGGGCATGAGCACTTCCAGCTCTTCCTTGACCAGCTTCTGGGTACGCTCGACAATGCCGGGGTCAATATCAGAGAAAAAGTCAGCCACCTTGTACAGGGAGTCGGCCATATCCTCGATGCCGAGGTAGGAAACACGCTCGTAGGGGATGCCGTATTCCTCTTCCATCATCTTGGCCAGATCGAGCGTGGCGCCACTGCACTGGACAAGGTTCAAGGCCGCGCCATGGCACTTGCCAATGTCTGCGACCCGACCATCGCCGGTCACGTTGGCAACAACCTGCACACCCATCTTTTCGAAGTACTCGCGGATGATCCAGATTTCGCCAGCGATGTTGAAATCACCGAAAATATTAATGGAAAGCGGTGAAATACCCTCTGTGGGCAACGTTCCGATAAGCCTGAACATGGCCTTGCATGCGGCCAGATATCCGGCACGCTTGCTGCCCTTGAAGCCCTCGGACATGACCGGCAGGACCGGGATGCCCTTCTTCTCGGTCATCTTGCGACACACGGCTTCCAGGTCGTCACCAATGATGCCGACGATACAGGTGGAATACACGAATGCGGCCTTGGGGCTGTGGCGATCAATGAGTTCGTCCAGCGCGGCTTCGAGCTTCTTTTCTCCACCAAAAATAACGTCGGTTTCCTGAAGGTCGGTGGAAAAGGAAAGTCTATGGAGTTCCGGGCCACTTGAGAGTGCCCCGCGTATATCCAGGGTATAGACCGCACAACCGATGGGGCCGTGCACCAGGTGCAGGGCGTCGGAAATAGGATACAGGACCACGCGGGAGCCGCAGAACACGCATGCCCGCTGGCTGACCGCACCCGCCAGGGATTCACGGTTACAGGCGATGTCGATGGCGCCCTCTCCGCTCCTGTGGATCTGATCCTTTCTTTCTTCAAGTATTGTTGTCTTACTCATTGTTCTTCCCCTAATGAGTTAAATCTTTCAGTCGGTTACAGTCTTATCTCGGACAATCATGCCGGAGTGTCTCCGGCGATACAGGACCTTGATCAGCAGAGCCAGGCACCCTGGTCCCGCCGTCCTTCATGGAAGGCAGTAGATTCCACTTGGACGGCGAGACCGCCATCAGCCATAGAAGTTGTCATATGTCCCAACCACAAGCCGACCACAGTCACGTCGGCAGCTTGAGCGGTCAGGACGCATCCCCGACCAGTGTTCAGCATCAATTCCTGACCACGCTGCAGGTGTGGGTCAGCGATGATTGCGGGATGAATGACCATGGCTTCAGGCATCGGTTACCCTCTCTCTTAGGCAGCCAAATATTCGGCGCAGGCTTCGCCCTCTTCGAGCGCGTCCAGAATTTCATCAATGGCCTCCTCGGAATCCACACCCTTGAACCACCAGTTCTCGGGCTGCACGACCATGATAGGACCGGATTCACACTGCTTGAGGCAGGAGGAAGCCACGACCAGGGCGTCAATGCCGCGGTCCAAAAGTTCTTCTTCGATGTATTGCAGAAAGCCGTCAGTCTGCTTGTGACAAATGCCTTTGGGGTCACCAGCGGCGCGGAAACTCTGACAACAGATGATCATTCTCTCGGGGATAGCCATTTTTCATTCTCCTTCTCTTTCGATTGATTGCAGGTGATCAAACCTATTTTTTACACTTCTTGCCTTTTTTCCCGCCGCCATAGATCGCATCCACAGTGGGTGCGATTTCCCCGTCCGTAATCAGAACGGACATACCTTTGCGGCTCAAAACTTCTCTTGGCTTGTCGCCCGCGCTGGCTGTGAGGATCACGCAGCAGTCATTCAACAGCTTGGCCAGCGTCTCCCAGCGCTTCCCACCGGAACCGGGTTCGGGCGCGTCGCGGGTTTCCAGCAAACAGGCCAAACCATCTTCGCGGGGACCATAAATAAGGATCTTGTGCGCATGGCCCAGGTGGAGATCCACGTCCATGCCCGAGGAACTGACCACGGCCACATTGGGGCGTTCCTTGGTCGGCACCGGCGTGGTGCATATGCTCTCATCACACTTGTCAGGGCGATCAAGGCCGACCAGACCATCTCCGCACTCGGTCCATGCAGGCATCAGCTCGATATGCTGGGCAGCACGGTCACGTACAGTCGCCAGCAGCTCCATGTCAGGAGAACTGTCTTCCTCTTCGGGCCAGTAAGGAACAACGGCCATGATGTCGGCTCCAAGGGTGGCCATGGTCGCGGCGACCTTTTCCACATGTCCGGCATTGATACCGGGGTAGACCGTGGTGTTGACCTTGACCGTGATCCCGGCATTCTTGAATGCCGTCACCGACTTGGCCTGCTCGTTCATGAGCAGCTTGGCCGCCTCGGGCAACGGCATGTTCTTGGTCGCGGGACGAATCCACGCATAAATTTTTTCGGCAATTTCGGGATCCACGGCGTCCACGAGAATCGTGACGTGGGAAAGCCCGAGAGCAGCCAGCTCTTCAGCATGCTCTGCACCGCTCAAACCGAGTGTGGTCAGGCACAGGGAAATATCGGGATGGCTTTCACGGACCATCTTGAGGGTACGCAGGGTTGCCTCGGGCGCAGCCAGCGGATCGCCGGGGCCGGTGATGCCGACGATGGAAATGGGCTTCTCCTGGGCAACGACATGGTTCAGCCAGTTGAGCGCTTCCTCAGGCATGATGGCAGGCTGATTCTTGCCGAGGCCGGCGAACTTGGTGCGAGCATGAGCACGGGGTGCCACGGGCAGGTGCAACCGGCCGACGGTCTGGCGAGAGGTCATCCCGAAACAGGGGTGGGACTGGTAGTGTGTGGTGGTCGGTGCCATGTGATTGCCTTTCTGGGGTTGGAGTAAGCCCGGAGTGGAGGGGGAAGCTCTCCACTCCGGACTGGGTATAATGCTACAGAACAAGCTCAAACGTCTGTTCGGGATCGTCCCTGTCCTTGCGGTCGAGGAACAACGTCAGGATCTTTTCGAGAAGCCTGAGTCCGCCCTTGTAGCCGACTGTCGGGAAGTACTGATGACCCTGCCGATCCAGGATGGGGAAGCCCCAGCGCAGGAACGGGATGTCTTCGTCGCGGGCAATGTACTTGCCGTAGGTATTACCAATAAGCAGATCAACGGATTCGTTCTTGATCCACTGATGCACGTCGAACATGTCGCCCTTGGCCTTGACCTTGACCTCGAAAGGCTGGCCTTCGCACAATTCCTTGATGCGAGCTTCGAACTTCTTGCCCGGGGTGCCGGTGACGACATAGACGGGCTGCATGTCCAGTGAAATCAGGAACTCGGTCATGGAGATGAGCTGATCCGGGTCGCCCCAGATGGCCACACGCTTACCGTAGAAGTACTGGTGCATGTCGGAGATCATATCCACGAGCTGGCCGCGTTCGACAGCAACGGAGTCGGGCACGGACACACCGGCAACGGTGCGCAGAACGTCGACAAAGCGGTCGGTGGCTGCCAGGCCGAACGGCATGTCCAGCACGGTGCAGGGAACCTTGCACTTGGAGTCGAGCCAACGGGCCGCGTCAGCAGAACACCACTCGCCCAGAGCCAGTGTACCGATGGCGTCACCGGAGGC containing:
- a CDS encoding radical SAM protein, coding for MIKDTTKHPCFNKETAGSCGRVHLPVAPKCNIQCNYCNRKYDCVNESRPGVTSGVLKPFQAAEYMDKVLEKEPRITVAGIAGPGDPFANPAETLETMRLLNERHPHLLFCLSSNGMGILPYLDDIAELGVSHVTITISAVDPAIGAKIYSWVKDGNVVYRGEKGAEILLDRQLKAIKGLKERGITVKINSIVIPGINDEHIVEVAKVCSALGADIQNMIPLKPTADTPFAGIPEPGRETVLPLRKEAEGFIEQMTHCKRCRADAVGLLGDDQSVALCGTLRACSKLKPLEAEMAQPYVAVATREGLLVNQHLGEAKSFQIWGESETGGYRLIEERKAPTAGCGPKRWSELAAVLKDCRAVLCAAVGETPSMLLEEHGIKSHVVDGFIEDALRFVFEGGDINALKVRRTGIGSACTGGGMGCG
- a CDS encoding nitrogenase component 1, producing MSKVKTKKTVKPNFVSTTNACKLCTPLGASLAFRGIEGAIPFLHGSQGCATYMRRYIISHFREPVDIASSALGEKNAIYGGGPNLKKGMLNVMKKYEPAVIGVATTCLTETIGDDVPMNLKEFKSEFGDLDLPDLVEVSTPSYSGTHIDGWHGAVRSVMEQLCVSKAEDTGRVNILPNMVSCEDVRHLHDICRDFDIEGTILPDISETLDGPALEDYVKIPSGGTPVSEIKEMSGARGTIEFGRCLPPQTGGTSLEKTFGVKNHRIGLPIGLRESDRFFETMEDISGNPMPKRYELERGRLIDAYVDGHKYVFGKRAVVYGEEDLVTGLCAFLSEIGVDVVLAGSGARKRGMEDAIAAVTDGVARMAPEVREGVDFYDISEEAESLRPDLLIGHSKGYRYAKAWNIPLIRVGFPIHDRFGGQRVLHLGYKGALNLFDTIVNAVIEKKQADSSIGYGYI
- the nifE gene encoding nitrogenase iron-molybdenum cofactor biosynthesis protein NifE; the protein is MSKTTILEERKDQIHRSGEGAIDIACNRESLAGAVSQRACVFCGSRVVLYPISDALHLVHGPIGCAVYTLDIRGALSSGPELHRLSFSTDLQETDVIFGGEKKLEAALDELIDRHSPKAAFVYSTCIVGIIGDDLEAVCRKMTEKKGIPVLPVMSEGFKGSKRAGYLAACKAMFRLIGTLPTEGISPLSINIFGDFNIAGEIWIIREYFEKMGVQVVANVTGDGRVADIGKCHGAALNLVQCSGATLDLAKMMEEEYGIPYERVSYLGIEDMADSLYKVADFFSDIDPGIVERTQKLVKEELEVLMPELARYRKDLEGKKVAMYVGGSFKAFSLVKAFRHLGMECVMVGSQTGTAEDYAELEQITDPGTVIIDDANPLELSHFIKEKDVDVFVGGVKERPIAFKLGVGFCDHNHERKEALEGFVGMLNFAREIHSSAMSPVWQFVPRRANRIAAEKKEAVNE
- a CDS encoding (2Fe-2S) ferredoxin domain-containing protein is translated as MAIPERMIICCQSFRAAGDPKGICHKQTDGFLQYIEEELLDRGIDALVVASSCLKQCESGPIMVVQPENWWFKGVDSEEAIDEILDALEEGEACAEYLAA
- a CDS encoding radical SAM protein, producing MAPTTTHYQSHPCFGMTSRQTVGRLHLPVAPRAHARTKFAGLGKNQPAIMPEEALNWLNHVVAQEKPISIVGITGPGDPLAAPEATLRTLKMVRESHPDISLCLTTLGLSGAEHAEELAALGLSHVTILVDAVDPEIAEKIYAWIRPATKNMPLPEAAKLLMNEQAKSVTAFKNAGITVKVNTTVYPGINAGHVEKVAATMATLGADIMAVVPYWPEEEDSSPDMELLATVRDRAAQHIELMPAWTECGDGLVGLDRPDKCDESICTTPVPTKERPNVAVVSSSGMDVDLHLGHAHKILIYGPREDGLACLLETRDAPEPGSGGKRWETLAKLLNDCCVILTASAGDKPREVLSRKGMSVLITDGEIAPTVDAIYGGGKKGKKCKK